Genomic window (Lutra lutra chromosome 2, mLutLut1.2, whole genome shotgun sequence):
GTCATAGTTCTGTAATTGGCTGGCAGATCCTTATGATAGAGTTTATAGAACAAGCCTGTGTAAACTGCCGGAAGTTCTTCCATGGTGAAATCAATCTTGTCAAAGCCTTCTCTGTACCCATAGAGCAGCAGCCTAGCAACTCTGCTGGTGATGGGAGTTGTATTTTCAGTCTTGACCAGGTCACTGAGATCCATCCATTCACACCTTAAGCATTCGTGCTGGCAAAAATCTATGGTGAATGAATGTGGCTTTAAGCGACAGATGATATACATATCTGACTTCCCAAAAGCTCCAGGATTGGTATGCTGTTGCCGAATGCTCAGGAGGGACCTGAATTCTGATCTTATACCAGTCTCTTCAAAAACTTCTCGAACTGCTGTGTCTCCTACATAAAAGAAAGATGTACAAATCAGTAAGAAtcacatttttagaattttaatcatcaaagattttcaaataaagtAGCATTATCTGAAGGTTGAGAAGCAAAAAACCATCCTAAGAAAGTGTTCAACATAAACCCTTTGCCTTCTGGACATCCTGAAATACCAAAGTATTTTCTTACCAGTGTACATCTTAGAAGCTTTTGAAATATCGAATATTTCTTTGGCTGCTATGTGTGGGCTTACCCACCTGTATACTTTGGGAAtcacatttttaacttcttctggCTCTATTTCCCAAAAATTGAACACACAGGTTCCTCCAGTTAATATTCCCacatatttcttcattattatcCTGTTTGTGGTCATACATCAAAACCGCCCAAACTTATACATATCAGTATTGAGAAAAAGTGATTCGTTCTTCCTCACGAGTCTGTAGAGCTGCAGAATGTATTGAGCTGTGAACAGTTCAAATCCTTCCCGGTGATCCTGGGTGGGGCTATCAAGCCTCTGACATCCTAGAGCAGTTTCACTTATAACCATTCTGTTATGCTCCCCTAGTTATCCTGTCAGCAGAATCCCAGTATGGTAACTTTTGGCATTTCCTTTGTTCCTTGAGATTCCGAAGAACTATTTTATCAAaagcgttaaaaaaaaaaaaaaaaacaaaacttgtaatTTACAGAATTTTATAATACGACAAGGGTTTCACATTTTATAAGGTTGGTTCTTTTCAATATTATGCAAATTTCTGGGGCAGGATTTTGGTTGCCATTAACATTTTTGTGATTGCTTTTCCTAAATCTCCAGAAGAACCCCCTAAATGGGCTTTCTCTAATTTTGGGATGTTCTGTCACTGTCTCCCAGAGTGGTCatgagaaattctttaaaaaactgctTTCTTTGCTCAGTTTGCTAGAAGCTTTCCAATTTCACAATTGCCACAGGCATAGATTTTTGTTCAAAGACCTCTATTCAATGCTTCTGTGTCCTTGTTTGtcaaatagaaaattatatttgccTTCTCAGTAGTCCTACTGGTGAAGAATAGGCAAGGAAGGggaagtcaaggaaaaaaatctcaatttccaCATATTCTGATTATAGATTGTCTTAATTGCCTACATATGCTTGTGGGTGTGTCTCCCCCTGACCCCCGCCCCACTAAGAAACAGCTCTGGAAATATGCACAGGAAGCAAAGTGTTCTAAAATATAAGACATTTGTCTGCCATTTTGAACTACATGCTGACTTCCCCTTCCCTTGAGGTTTGCCATAGATTAAACATGGTTAGAACTTActgttttaaactaaaaatatgaaagaatgtatgtgaataaaaggaaaacctttcttaataagaaaaataattttcagcttGGAATACAATATATGTTTGTTATTAAATCTGTTAGATTCAATTAATAAATCTGAGATTGTGGCACTAGTCTTAAATTTGCTGATTTCACTTAGCTattgtttaaatgtttatttttttaacaccttGAAAAATAACCATGGGGGTTCTGTTAAACTCTTAGTACCACTAATCCAAAGTCTGGCATTTCATTTGGAATCTAGCCTTTTTATGTATCATAGAGGCACAGGACAGACTAGTGAGTGGATCTACCCTACTAAGCAGTCACCTTAGTAGCTGATTGGAAGTCAGCACTGCCTCGGTAGTTTGATCAGTTTAATTTGAAGCAGCATATCATTGACTGGACTAAAAACTGAATGAGTAGATAAGTGCTTTTCCAATCTGGGTATGAGTGACTCCTTCCACCTCAAGATGGAAATCTTTACCCCAAGGCTTTTTtgccaagaattaaaaaaaaaaattttatgccGATAAACTGCTTTAttcttttgtacttttattttaatgtactgtaaGCCGAACTGAAATAACATTTACTGTTTTATATGTTTAAAGAACCAAgagggtttgtttttatttttgccgATTGAGAGCTATGTTTAAATATGTCACACAGTGTTTTGTTTAGTTACAGGACAGtgaaatggaatttattttattatttctattttgtaatatttaacaATAGGATTAGGttgaaagaaaataggaaagactGTGCAGCTTGTGGGTTTTCCTGGCGTTTCCCTCTGATTCTGGTGCACTGATGAGCTCTGAGCAGCCCCCACTGCTTTATGGTCCTTTGACCATGCAGGAGATTCTCTTCCTGTCAATGGTAGTGAATTTTTTTAGGAAggcaatttctttatttttaaccttgTAGATACTTTCGTACTATTAGGGTATTATATTAAAGCCCGAagattgcattttgttttgtatatgACCCCCTTGGTTTTTTAAGCACTATGGACAAGAGTGTTTCATTTACCTAGTATTATCAAAGAATGAAGGATTCCAAACAAATGTTTCTCAGTTAACTAGTGTTTACTACTTAAGAGCTAATATGAATGTGTGCACATTTGTGATGGCTGTATTCCTAAAGTATATTACATACTTTCCTAAATAAggagtttaaagaaaataattttgataattattgGGTAATTTGACTTTATCCTTAAGAATAATCTATTGTGTTGTAAGACGGAAATGCTCTAATATAGACAGACATAATCTTTCAGAACTCTATTGTCAGTTATCATTTCTAGCTGTTTCAGGATTTTATCAGTTAATTAATAATACTCCTACACAATACAAGGAATGCCAGGGGCTGCTTTTCTTATAACTCCTCATGGCTGAATAGGTGAGTTGTTGTACCAACCACAAATACTTAATTCAgagttcactttttttaaaatctggactTGAAGAGTTCTGGAGTATACTTAAAACTAAAACTACGCATACTTGGCCTGGAAATGTGCTTCTTCATTTGCATTAAAATATAAGTAGCTTGAAAATTCACAAAATCTgtaaaaattcaaaaggaaaaagtcaacTGACTTTTTGAGATGGCAAGATGCAGAGGAGGAAGCTCAACATACCTTCTGTACCTGATTTTTGCCTAATATAGATTGGGTAACGATGTAAGACATAAATTTAATTAGTTCACACACACTCTCATATATCACATAAGGGTAGTGTGAGATTAATTAGGTGTTCCAAAATAAACGGCCCTCTCTTTTAGCACTTGTACCACAACGAAATCTTCTTTCTACAGAAGACCCAAGCAATGGACTCTAAGCAGAGGATCCATAAGTACCTGAAAACCAAAATTTGCTATGGATATATCTCATTATAGTAAATTTACTTATGGTTTGTTAGGAGTTGGCTATGTACTGTGTATAGGGCATTTTAATCtgtgtgacatttttaaaaaatgaagtttcaaatatatatacgtttttaaataaaatatttaaagataacttAGGAAGTTgcctttatatataaatgttggGTAATAGGGGACATGCATATAGAGGAAAAATCATGGAAAATTACAGTGATACCAAATGAGGCATCTATTGATTTATTATGATGCAGACTGCATTTGACTCAGTCACGGGTCAGGAATAGGTAGGAAAACTccgtttttattctttcttctgtttactGTAGATTCAGTAACAGAGTTCTTAGCTTATGTCACATTTCTGTTTGAAATACTGAGCTCAGGAAGTTGCTTTAAGGAACTCTCAGTTGAGACTCACTTGTATGagacattttattacattttggcTTCCtgactatttaaaatacatagcAGATAAAATTTTTATAGAGGGGAATTAAGTCACTACTGCTCTATAACTGAgtttataaatacttattttgaaGTTCATTTAAAAGTTACTATTCATCCTTGTGTGGTGAAATGGTCaagaatttgtgttttgtttttttttttaaagattttatttatttgacagagagaaatcacaagtaagcagagaggcaggcagagagagaggaggaagcaggctccccgctgagcagtaagcccgatgtggggctcgaacccagaacctgggatcatgacctgagccgaaggcagcggcttaacccactgagccacccaggcgccccaagaatttgtgttttcttatagTATAATTCCAGGAACAATATTAGTCATATCCCAAATCACCCTTAATGCTAAACTTTACTAATGTATATacaaaacttttaattttcaaacacaTTACTCTAGAAGCAACCCTAAGCAAAATAGGTGGTATGCTCCTAATGGTATTTTTTATACTAGTGAGATAAGTTGTAATATTACAAGTTTTGCTGCTAACTTTATATTAGCCCTGAATTAACTTCTCTGAAATGTCTCAGTCTAAACccattagaaaatttaaaatcttattttcagcTATAGAGCAAACAAAGTAAACATAAATTTCTGAACATTTCCAAgccaattaaaaatatgtaaggtATACACACCAATATCTTCTCCAGGCTCTGACAGGCCTCCTGGAAACTTCCACATATTTTTCAACTGCAATATAAAGtcagaaaataaagttaacatAGCTTCATTCACTAACACATACACAGAGACCCCACAAAATCCACCCATAATTGGTCAATGCGTTGAGAAGTTATCTTTTGCTAATGGCATGTAAATTTCCTTCACCTTCCTTTTTCCACCCTTTCTTCTTCTCAGGCGGGGGAAACTGGTTacttaagaaatcttttcctaCCTTTTTCTTCAGGAAATAGAAGTGGTTTTGTTTGGTTAATGTGATAAATTCTGTATGAATAAAATAGTGGAGGGAAATATCTACTgaatttgtgtaatttttaaaattttgctgctAGTTAACTATTAACAAATAGATGGATCTTACAGATGCTGCTATAAATAAGTAGAAAGTACAGTATAAATTTAATAACTAAAgtatgctatttttaattttcacatttattttctgtattgtgTGTCTAATCAGATTTCTCTTGTTCTGTGTGTTAATGattttatgtacatatgtaattGCTTTTCATGGGTAGTATGAATAAATTTGATTAGTTTAAGCTTgcattgtttttgtgtttgtatcatttcatattttggtggggggcaggtgggaaGATATGTTCTTAGAATGAGAGCACATATGggaaaaatgattataaatatgaaatggCATGGGACAATATTCTGAAGGCTGACATGATTTTCTTCCTGTTACAAttctgttatatataatatatatatatatattaacatgacaaaacagaatgaaaaattattatgtaCTCGTAAAGGTCCTACGGCTTACAAATAGTACACTTCATGCTTCATTCATAAAACAAGTTTATGGACCTTTTATTGGTGTGCTTTTTGACCCACTCATTTCCTGGATGAGTGCTTCATAAAGAatgtgtcatttcctgactggtctAAGTTGGAGACCAATGGCATGGTTCCCAGTTTCCACAGACTGTTGATTCTGTGGGTATAGAATTCAGGCTTTCCATCCTTCCCTGTCTGGTTCAGACTTGAGATTAATttataaagcatattttattaatgtataaatatatctcTATGCATATCTCTACATTAATACACTGtctttgggattttgttttgaaATCGTTCCAGAAGCTATTTCTATAGAAACTATCCAGTCTTTTTCCTGACACAATGTTAGATTTCACCACCATAAATTCTATTTCTAACAAAAGAAATGTTATAATGGGGGCAGAAAATGCTTCCCCCAAACAATAACTTAAAATCTTTACCTAGACTTGACTATAGAGACTGTTGATTTAATTATGAACTTACTAGAAGGGGGAAGATTGTAGATATAAGGACTAGAAACAGCttacattaatttcattttattatttcataaaacacAGGTATGGAAAGattaactatatatttttgtGGTACTCTGTGGCATTTTCTGGCACCACTTGGGTTTAAAGAGCTTATGTGAGAAAAGCTTTCTATatgataaatacctagtagtgcaattgctgggtcatacggtagttctattttcaacattttgaggaacctccatgctgttttccagagtggttgcaccagcttgcattcccaccaacagtgtaggagggttcccctttctccgcatcctcgccagcatctgtcatttcctggcttgttaattttagccattctgactggtgtgaggtgaagaagatgtggtatatatacacaatggaatactatgcagccatcaaaagaaatgaaatcttgccatttgcgacgacgtgaatggaactagagggtatcatgcttagcgaaataagtcaatcggagaaagacaactatcctatgatctccctgatatgagggagaggagatgcaacagggaggattaagggggtaggagaagagtaaatgaaacaagatgggattgggagggagacaaaccataagtgactcttaatctcacaaaacaaactgagggttgatggggggaggggggttgggaggggggggtagGGTTAtcaacattggggagggtatgtgctatggtgagtgctgtgaaatgtgtaaacctggcgattcacagacctgtacccctgggggtaaaaatatatgtttaaaaaaaataaaataattaaaaaaaaaaaaagctttctcctCTCTTGCAGAAAGCTTGAGCCTGCACTTAGTTCAA
Coding sequences:
- the NUDT6 gene encoding nucleoside diphosphate-linked moiety X motif 6 isoform X2, with amino-acid sequence MPPLTSGSFRRAVLLRLYSTRLLAGHRGASGPGCRWDPPAGAEELRGELDRFGGVSVRLARLGALDRLDAASFQRRLQGAVFDENTGKILVVQDRNKLKNMWKFPGGLSEPGEDIGDTAVREVFEETGIRSEFRSLLSIRQQHTNPGAFGKSDMYIICRLKPHSFTIDFCQHECLRCEWMDLSDLVKTENTTPITSRVARLLLYGYREGFDKIDFTMEELPAVYTGLFYKLYHKDLPANYRTMTRMD